A window from Mya arenaria isolate MELC-2E11 chromosome 9, ASM2691426v1 encodes these proteins:
- the LOC128203065 gene encoding uncharacterized PE-PGRS family protein PE_PGRS10-like gives MRAYIVLALISLLVASAAAQSPTAYAASQGARGGAGGNSANAALLASMMSSRGSGGAGGSGGRGTGGGMGGLFGASLFGGVDMGNIMEYLMCMRTVRISYFCMSRYMM, from the exons ATGCGCGCTTACATCGTCCTCGCTTTGATATCGTTGCTGGTGGCGTCTGCGGCTGCACAAAGCCCTACAGCATATGCGGCCAGCCAAGGCGCCCGTGGCGGAGCCGGCGGCAATTCCGCTAACGCCGCCCTGCTGGCCTCGATGATGAGCAGCAGGGGTTCCGGTGGCGCAGGTGGCAGCGGCGGAAGGGGCACGGGTGGTGGAATGGGTGGACTTTTCGGAGCTTCACTCTTTGGAGGAG TTGACATGGGAAACATCATGGAGTACCTTATGTGTATGCGTACCGTTAGAATTTCGTATTTCTGCATGAGTAGATATATGATGTAG
- the LOC128245682 gene encoding uncharacterized protein LOC128245682, producing MKLQVVSALLVVLMAVQTNAQGDTMLNMLLMRALSGGGGGMNQATSYGGGGATETGTGSGGRGSGASSGGYGSSGSGGGGSSSMFGGGFGSMMAMSGGMGDFMRDTYLCRMMGGQARMMCMMRAMN from the exons ATGAAGCTACAAGTGGTCAGTGCTCTGTTGGTTGTTTTGATGGCGGTGCAGACGAACGCCCAAGGCGacacaatgttaaatatgcTTTTGATGCGAGCTCTTTCAGGCGGCGGCGGCGGCATGAATCAGGCTACTAGTTACGGAGGTGGAGGTGCAACTGAAACAGGCACCGGAAGTGGCGGTAGAGGCAGTGGGGCTTCAAGTGGTGGCTACGGTAGTAGCGGTAGCGGAGGTGGTGGAAGTTCGAGCATGTTTGGTGGAGGATTCGGGTCGATGATGGCTATGTCAGGCGGAATGGGAG atttcaTGAGGGATACCTATTTGTGTAGAATGATGGGCGGGCAAGCAAGAATGATGTGTATGATGAGGGCCATGAATTGA
- the LOC128203088 gene encoding uncharacterized protein LOC128203088 → MYKFAVFAIFAALACGIQAQSNIMDYMVMQSILGNKNQASSAPGRGNPAAADPNPFDALFGGTSSGNTGGSDPLSSLFGGNSMSSVGGGSPLAAIGGSRRGAGNAGNNDMFSSLMSSPMGLMAASSGAVENMFEMYACGQMNMPLNACLSASLLL, encoded by the exons atgtacaaattcGCAGTTTTCGCAATTTTTGCCGCGCTAGCATGCGGTATTCAGGCTCAAAGCAATATTATGGACTATATGGTCATGCAATCTATATTGGGTAACAAGAATCAGGCGTCTAGTGCTCCCGGACGTGGAAACCCCGCAGCTGCCGACCCCAATCCTTTTGACGCTCTTTTTGGAGGAACCTCTTCGGGCAATACTGGAGGTAGCGACCCGCTGTCTTCCTTATTCGGGGGCAATTCAATGTCGTCGGTTGGCGGCGGCAGTCCGTTGGCGGCTATTGGTGGTAGTCGTAGAGGGGCCGGAAATGCGGGAAACAACGACATGTTCTCCAGTTTGATGAGCAGCCCTATGGGACTAATGGCTGCCAGCA GTGGGGCCGTGGAAAACATGTTTGAGATGTACGCCTGTGGACAAATGAACATGCCTCTTAATGCGTGCCTTAGTGCTAGTTTACTTTTGTAA